CAGTGGGTCACCCAGCAACAGTGGGTTACCCAGCACTGTGGGTCACCCCTCGCACCACTCCACGTGACGGGGCTGATATCTGAGattgcagcagctcctgctagAAGAACCGGAGCAGAGTTACAGGATCTATTTTTTCACACTGTAATTTAACTCCACAGAGTAACCTAACCTAGAGGGAGCCAGGACCTGAGGCTCGCCCGTGCATCCTTGACCTCACAGCTGTGTTTTCTCCACAGGGCTGTGCAGGCACAGAGAAATGCAATGGAGGTAGAGTCCAGCACATACACTGACTTCATCTCCTGTGACCGGGCTGGCAGGAGGAACGCCGTCCACGACATCGAGCGGGATGCAACCACCATCAGCATGCGGAAGCTGTCTGAGGACCTCGGTGACCTCGCTGTTGAAGGAGCAggtgagctgctgctgacacccaccagcccagctcctggcacccaagcaggaagggaaag
This genomic stretch from Heliangelus exortis chromosome 16, bHelExo1.hap1, whole genome shotgun sequence harbors:
- the PKIG gene encoding cAMP-dependent protein kinase inhibitor gamma isoform X1: MEVESSTYTDFISCDRAGRRNAVHDIERDATTISMRKLSEDLGDLAVEGAAQTQQQNHPAHQLTTTSINPAFRAQANQTV
- the PKIG gene encoding cAMP-dependent protein kinase inhibitor gamma isoform X2, coding for MEVESSTYTDFISCDRAGRRNAVHDIERDATTISMRKLSEDLGDLAVEGAESQGNATSSENNPEARPKKQESSPSP